The following are encoded in a window of Rhizobium sp. WYJ-E13 genomic DNA:
- a CDS encoding glyoxylate/hydroxypyruvate reductase A yields MSSRPPILVDLKFDPESTARILKTAFADRGSINAADLASKGLDLTGVDYALLWKPDADIFQRAPNLKVLFSGGAGVDSILSIADLPDIPIVRFVDRSLTTRMSEWVVMQCLMHLRLQREHDRHQRDRVWGKRVPPEAAEVTVGVMGLGILGQDAATKLRVMGFNVIGWSRSKKQVDGIETFGGSEFDTFLSKTDIVVGLLPLTPDTTGLYDKAFFAKLRQGGALGKPVFINAGRGKSQIQADIVASIESGVLGGASLDVFEVEPLPADDPLWHLENVFITPHDAATSEENALFRHVESQIARFERGEPLQFVVDRKTGY; encoded by the coding sequence ATGTCATCAAGGCCTCCCATTCTCGTCGACCTCAAGTTCGATCCCGAAAGCACCGCCCGCATCCTGAAGACCGCCTTTGCCGATCGCGGCAGCATCAATGCCGCCGATCTCGCCAGCAAGGGGCTCGACCTGACAGGCGTGGACTATGCGCTGCTCTGGAAGCCGGATGCCGATATCTTCCAGCGCGCGCCGAACCTGAAGGTACTCTTTTCCGGCGGCGCCGGGGTCGACAGCATCCTGTCCATTGCCGATCTGCCTGACATTCCGATCGTCCGTTTCGTCGATCGCAGCCTGACGACGCGCATGAGCGAATGGGTAGTCATGCAGTGCCTCATGCATCTGCGCCTGCAGCGCGAGCATGACCGGCATCAGCGCGACCGTGTCTGGGGCAAGCGCGTCCCGCCGGAAGCCGCCGAAGTGACGGTCGGTGTCATGGGTCTCGGCATTCTCGGCCAGGATGCCGCCACCAAGCTGCGCGTTATGGGTTTCAATGTGATCGGCTGGTCGCGCTCGAAGAAGCAGGTGGACGGCATCGAAACATTCGGCGGTTCGGAATTCGATACGTTCCTGTCGAAGACCGATATCGTCGTCGGACTGCTGCCGCTGACGCCTGACACCACGGGTCTCTACGACAAGGCCTTCTTCGCCAAGCTTCGCCAGGGCGGCGCGCTCGGCAAGCCGGTCTTCATCAATGCGGGTCGCGGCAAGAGCCAGATCCAGGCCGATATCGTCGCCTCGATTGAAAGCGGCGTGCTCGGCGGTGCCTCGCTCGATGTCTTCGAGGTCGAACCGCTGCCGGCGGATGATCCGCTTTGGCATCTGGAGAACGTCTTCATCACGCCGCATGACGCCGCGACTTCCGAAGAGAATGCGCTCTTCCGTCATGTCGAGAGCCAGATAGCCCGCTTCGAACGCGGCGAGCCGCTGCAGTTCGTCGTCGATCGCAAAACGGGATACTGA
- a CDS encoding ABC transporter ATP-binding protein, whose protein sequence is MSETLLSVRDLSVAFHQGGETSLAVDRISFDIGKGEVVALVGESGSGKSVSANSVLRLLPYPSASHPGGAIFFKGKDLLKASDRELREVRGNDITMIFQEPMTSLNPLHTIEKQIAEILALHQGLTGEAARTRVLELLNQVGIREPEKRLKAYPHELSGGQRQRVMIAMALANRPELLIADEPTTALDVTVQAQILELLRRLKGEHGMSMLFITHDLGIVRKFADRVCVMTKGKIVETGPVEEVFTSPQHEYTRHLLASEPRGEPPVTDPSKPVVMEGNDIKVWFPIKAGFMRKVVDHVKAVDGIDLTLRAGQTLGVVGESGSGKTTLGLALTRLISSKGRISFVGKDIASYSFTDMRPLRNQLQVVFQDPYGSLSPRMSVGDIVAEGLKVHERSLSAEERDQRVCWALEEVGLDPLTRWRFPHEFSGGQRQRIAIARAMVLKPRFVMLDEPTSALDMSVQAQVVDLLRDLQKKHDLAYLFISHDLRVVKALANDVIVMRFGKVVEQGPSSEIFRAPRDDYTKALMAAAFNIEAVPTPAVQQ, encoded by the coding sequence CTGCGGCTTCTGCCCTATCCCTCGGCAAGTCATCCTGGCGGCGCGATCTTCTTCAAGGGCAAGGATCTCTTGAAGGCCTCCGACCGCGAACTGCGTGAAGTGCGCGGCAACGACATCACCATGATCTTCCAAGAGCCGATGACATCGCTCAATCCGCTCCACACGATCGAAAAGCAGATTGCCGAAATCCTGGCGTTGCATCAGGGCCTGACCGGGGAGGCGGCGCGCACCCGCGTGCTGGAACTCTTGAACCAGGTTGGCATCCGCGAGCCGGAAAAACGGCTGAAAGCCTATCCGCATGAACTCTCTGGCGGCCAGCGTCAGCGTGTGATGATCGCGATGGCGCTCGCCAACCGTCCGGAGCTTCTGATCGCCGACGAACCGACCACCGCCCTCGACGTCACGGTCCAGGCGCAGATCCTCGAACTCCTGCGCAGGCTGAAGGGCGAGCATGGCATGTCCATGCTCTTCATCACCCACGACCTTGGCATCGTGCGCAAATTTGCCGACCGCGTCTGCGTCATGACCAAGGGCAAGATCGTCGAGACCGGGCCGGTGGAAGAGGTCTTCACCAGTCCGCAGCACGAATACACCCGCCACCTGCTCGCCTCAGAGCCGCGCGGCGAACCGCCGGTGACAGACCCCTCCAAGCCGGTTGTCATGGAAGGCAATGACATCAAGGTCTGGTTCCCGATCAAGGCCGGTTTCATGCGCAAGGTCGTCGATCACGTGAAGGCCGTCGATGGCATCGATTTGACGCTCAGAGCCGGGCAGACGCTCGGCGTCGTCGGCGAATCCGGCTCCGGCAAGACCACGCTCGGGCTGGCGCTGACGCGTCTCATCTCCTCGAAAGGGCGCATCTCCTTCGTCGGAAAAGATATAGCGAGCTATTCATTCACGGATATGCGGCCGCTGCGCAACCAGCTTCAGGTCGTCTTCCAGGATCCCTATGGTTCGCTGAGCCCGCGCATGTCGGTCGGGGATATCGTCGCCGAAGGCCTGAAAGTGCATGAGCGGTCTCTCTCCGCCGAGGAGCGCGACCAGCGCGTCTGCTGGGCGCTCGAAGAAGTCGGCCTCGATCCGCTCACCCGCTGGCGTTTCCCGCATGAATTCTCCGGCGGCCAGCGCCAGCGCATCGCAATTGCCCGTGCCATGGTCTTGAAGCCGCGCTTCGTCATGCTCGACGAGCCAACCTCGGCGCTCGACATGAGCGTGCAGGCGCAGGTCGTGGACCTCTTGCGCGACCTGCAGAAGAAGCACGATCTCGCCTATCTCTTCATCAGCCACGACCTGAGGGTGGTCAAGGCGCTCGCCAATGATGTCATCGTCATGCGTTTCGGCAAGGTCGTGGAGCAGGGGCCGTCATCGGAGATTTTCCGCGCGCCCAGAGATGATTATACCAAAGCGCTGATGGCAGCCGCCTTCAATATCGAGGCGGTGCCGACACCAGCAGTTCAGCAATAA